Proteins from one Bombus affinis isolate iyBomAffi1 chromosome 1, iyBomAffi1.2, whole genome shotgun sequence genomic window:
- the LOC126922544 gene encoding uncharacterized protein LOC126922544 isoform X4: MGGPGAGRVSRHELNAVPKSDVGHGDRTLVIGEPAPPPPACPYHPSSASSSERAISASGHLVPAQLPPSPPPLASLHITVNNCTSIGNNNTSAKPDAISNGTKAATTMSSPPKHRRGFDPNDVNATDYRRYRRVKTTKRGFVCSTP; the protein is encoded by the exons ATGGGTGGGCCGGGAGCCGGTAGGGTTAGCAGGCACGAGCTGAACGCGGTGCCAAAGAGCGACGTCGGTCACGGGGATCGGACCCTCGTAATCGGCGAGCCAGCACCACCACCACCGGCCTGTCCGTATCACCCGTCTTCGGCTTCAAGTTCGGAACGCGCGATCTCAGCATCCGGCCACCTGGTCCCCGCCCAGCTGCCGCCTTCGCCGCCGCCACTCGCCTCGCTGCACATCACCGTCAACAACTGCACTTCCATTGGCAACAACAATACTAGCGCCAAGCCGGACGCGATCTCGAACGGTACCAAGGCTGCTACGACCATGTCCTCACCACCCAAGCATCGAAGGGGCTTCGACCCCAACGACGTAAACGCCACAGACTATCGCCGTTATCGTCGCGTTAAAACGACGAAACG AGGCTTTGTATGTTCCACACCGTGA